From one Streptomyces spiramyceticus genomic stretch:
- the acs gene encoding acetate--CoA ligase, with amino-acid sequence MSNESLANLLKEERRFAPPAELAANANVTAEAYEQAEADRLGFWAEQARRLTWATEPTETLDWSNPPFAKWFADGKLNVAYNCVDRHVEAGNGDRVAIHFEGEPGDSRAITYAELKDEVSRAANALTELGVQKGDRVAVYLPMIPEAVVAMLACARIGAAHSVVFGGFSADAVASRIQDADAKLVITSDGGYRRGKPSALKPAIDEAVAKCPQVEHVLVVRRTGQDTAFTEGRDVWWHDIVARQSAEHTPEAFEAEQPLFILYTSGTTGKPKGILHTSGGYLTQTAYTHNAVFDLKPETDVFWCTADIGWVTGHSYIVYGPLANGATQVIYEGTPDTPHQGRFWEIIQKYGVTILYTAPTAIRTFMKWGDDIPAKFDLSSLRVLGSVGEPINPEAWIWYREHIGAGKTPIVDTWWQTETGAMMISPLPGVTETKPGSAQRALPGISATVVDDEANEVPDGGGGYLVLTEPWPSMLRTIWGDDQRFIDTYWSRFEGKYFAGDGAKKDDDGDIWLLGRVDDVMLVSGHNISTTEVESALVSHPSVAEAAVVGAADETTGQAIVAFVILRGTAAESDGLVTELRNHVGTTLGPIAKPKRILPVAELPKTRSGKIMRRLLRDVAENRQLGDVTTLTDSSVMDLIQTKLPSAGSED; translated from the coding sequence GTGAGCAACGAAAGCCTGGCCAACCTCTTGAAAGAGGAGCGCCGCTTCGCGCCGCCTGCCGAGCTGGCCGCGAACGCCAATGTCACGGCGGAGGCGTACGAGCAGGCCGAGGCGGACAGGCTGGGCTTCTGGGCCGAGCAGGCCCGGCGGCTCACCTGGGCCACCGAGCCGACCGAGACCCTCGACTGGTCGAACCCGCCGTTCGCGAAATGGTTCGCCGACGGCAAGCTCAACGTCGCGTACAACTGCGTGGACCGCCACGTCGAGGCCGGCAACGGCGACCGCGTCGCCATCCACTTCGAGGGTGAGCCGGGCGACAGCCGCGCGATCACCTACGCCGAGCTCAAGGACGAGGTGTCGCGTGCCGCGAACGCCCTGACCGAGCTGGGCGTCCAGAAGGGCGACCGGGTCGCCGTCTATCTGCCGATGATTCCCGAGGCAGTCGTGGCGATGCTGGCCTGTGCCCGCATCGGCGCCGCGCACTCGGTCGTCTTCGGCGGCTTCTCGGCCGACGCCGTCGCCTCCCGCATCCAGGACGCCGACGCCAAGCTCGTCATCACCTCCGACGGCGGCTACCGGCGCGGCAAGCCGTCCGCGCTCAAGCCCGCCATCGACGAGGCCGTCGCCAAGTGCCCGCAGGTCGAGCACGTCCTGGTGGTCCGGCGTACGGGCCAGGACACCGCCTTCACCGAGGGCCGGGACGTCTGGTGGCACGACATCGTCGCCCGCCAGTCCGCCGAGCACACGCCGGAGGCCTTCGAGGCCGAGCAGCCGCTCTTCATCCTGTACACGTCCGGTACGACGGGTAAGCCGAAGGGCATCCTGCACACCTCCGGCGGATACCTCACCCAGACCGCGTACACCCACAACGCCGTATTCGACCTCAAGCCGGAGACCGACGTCTTCTGGTGCACGGCCGACATCGGCTGGGTGACCGGGCATTCGTACATCGTGTACGGGCCGTTGGCCAACGGCGCGACGCAGGTCATCTACGAGGGCACGCCCGACACCCCCCACCAGGGCCGCTTCTGGGAAATTATCCAGAAGTACGGCGTCACGATCCTCTACACCGCGCCGACCGCGATCCGTACGTTCATGAAGTGGGGAGACGACATCCCCGCCAAGTTCGACCTGTCCAGCCTCCGGGTCCTCGGCTCGGTCGGCGAGCCGATCAACCCCGAGGCATGGATCTGGTACCGCGAGCACATCGGCGCCGGCAAGACGCCGATCGTGGACACCTGGTGGCAGACCGAGACGGGCGCGATGATGATCTCGCCGCTGCCCGGCGTCACCGAGACCAAGCCCGGATCGGCCCAGCGCGCCCTGCCCGGCATCTCCGCCACCGTCGTCGACGACGAGGCGAACGAGGTGCCCGACGGCGGCGGTGGCTACCTGGTCCTCACCGAGCCGTGGCCGTCGATGCTCCGTACGATCTGGGGCGACGACCAGCGCTTCATCGACACCTACTGGTCGCGCTTCGAGGGCAAGTACTTCGCGGGCGACGGCGCCAAGAAGGACGATGACGGCGACATCTGGCTGCTCGGCCGGGTGGATGACGTAATGCTGGTGTCCGGCCACAACATCTCGACCACCGAGGTCGAGTCGGCCCTCGTCTCGCACCCCTCCGTCGCCGAGGCGGCCGTCGTCGGCGCGGCCGACGAGACCACCGGCCAGGCCATCGTCGCCTTCGTGATCCTGCGCGGTACGGCGGCCGAGTCGGACGGCCTCGTCACCGAGCTCCGCAACCACGTCGGCACCACCCTCGGCCCGATCGCCAAGCCCAAGCGCATTCTCCCGGTGGCCGAACTGCCCAAGACGCGCTCCGGCAAGATCATGCGGCGACTGCTCCGCGACGTCGCGGAGAACCGCCAGCTGGGCGACGTCACGACTCTCACCGACTCCTCGGTCATGGACCTGATCCAGACCAAGCTGCCTAGCGCGGGCAGCGAGGACTGA
- the nhaA gene encoding Na+/H+ antiporter NhaA — MPAPTRTPTPSNQRKFLGRLSLPERTFLADALRAETVGGVLLLVAAIAALIWANTTLSESYESIRSFHIGPASLGLDLSVQHWAADGLLAVFFFVAGIELKRELVAGELRDPKAAALPVIAALSGMAAPALVYALVNVIGDGSMDGWAVPTATDIAFALAVLAVIGTSLPSALRAFLLTLAVVDDLFAILIIAVFFTSDLNFAALGGAVAGLAVFWVLLRKRVRGWYIYVPLALVIWGLMYNSGVHATIAGVAMGLMLRCTKDADEAHSPGEHIEHLVRPVSAGLAVPLFALFSAGVTISGNAVGEVFTRPETLGVVLGLVVGKAVGIFGGTWLAARFTKAELNDDLAWPDVFAVAALAGIGFTVSLLIGELAFAGDAGLTDQVKASVLIGSLIAAVLSGILLKLRVRRYRALCEEEERDEDHDGIPDIYEQDEPAYHLRMAAIHEAKAAEHRRLAELAGASRTNNDSPA; from the coding sequence GTGCCCGCGCCCACCCGCACGCCCACCCCGTCCAACCAGCGCAAATTCCTCGGACGCCTCTCACTCCCCGAGCGCACCTTCCTCGCGGACGCACTGCGCGCCGAGACCGTCGGTGGCGTGCTCCTTCTCGTGGCCGCGATCGCCGCGCTGATCTGGGCAAACACCACGCTCAGCGAGAGCTACGAGTCCATACGCAGCTTCCACATCGGACCTGCCTCGCTCGGCCTCGACCTCTCCGTCCAGCACTGGGCGGCCGACGGTCTGCTCGCCGTGTTCTTCTTCGTCGCCGGCATCGAGCTCAAGCGTGAGCTGGTCGCCGGTGAACTGCGCGACCCGAAAGCCGCCGCCCTCCCCGTCATAGCCGCGCTGTCCGGCATGGCCGCACCCGCCCTTGTGTACGCCCTGGTCAACGTCATCGGCGACGGCTCCATGGACGGCTGGGCCGTCCCCACCGCCACCGACATCGCCTTCGCACTCGCCGTCCTCGCGGTCATCGGCACCTCGCTGCCGTCCGCGCTGCGCGCCTTCCTCCTCACCCTGGCCGTCGTGGACGACCTCTTCGCGATCCTGATCATCGCGGTCTTCTTCACCAGCGACCTCAACTTCGCCGCGCTCGGCGGCGCCGTCGCCGGTCTCGCCGTCTTCTGGGTGCTGCTGCGCAAGCGCGTGCGCGGCTGGTACATCTACGTACCGCTCGCCCTGGTCATCTGGGGCCTGATGTACAACAGCGGCGTCCACGCCACCATCGCCGGTGTCGCGATGGGCCTGATGCTGCGCTGTACCAAGGACGCCGACGAGGCGCACTCCCCCGGCGAGCACATCGAGCACCTCGTACGTCCCGTCTCGGCCGGCCTCGCCGTGCCGCTGTTCGCACTCTTCTCCGCCGGTGTCACCATCTCCGGCAACGCGGTCGGCGAGGTGTTCACCCGGCCGGAGACCCTCGGCGTCGTCCTCGGCCTGGTGGTCGGCAAGGCCGTCGGCATCTTCGGCGGTACGTGGCTGGCGGCCCGCTTCACCAAGGCCGAACTCAACGACGACCTGGCCTGGCCCGACGTCTTCGCCGTCGCCGCGCTGGCCGGCATCGGCTTCACCGTCTCGCTGCTCATCGGCGAACTCGCCTTCGCGGGTGACGCCGGGCTGACCGACCAGGTCAAGGCCTCCGTACTCATCGGGTCGCTGATCGCCGCCGTACTCTCCGGGATCCTGCTCAAGCTGCGGGTACGCAGGTACCGCGCGCTCTGCGAGGAGGAGGAGCGCGACGAGGACCACGACGGCATTCCGGACATCTACGAGCAGGACGAGCCCGCGTACCACCTGCGGATGGCCGCGATCCACGAGGCGAAGGCCGCGGAGCACCGACGGCTGGCGGAACTCGCGGGTGCATCACGCACCAACAACGACAGTCCGGCATGA
- a CDS encoding ATP-binding protein → MNMKIAFVGKGGSGKTTLSSLFIRHLTANEAPVVAVDADINQHLGAALGLDETESAELPAMGAHLPLIKNYLRGTNPRITSAETMIKTTPPGEGSRLLRVTEDNPVYDACARTVELDDGPIRLMATGPFTESDLGVACYHSKVGAVELCLNHLVDGPEEYVVVDMTAGSDSFASGMFTRFDMTFLVAEPTRKGVSVYRQYKEYARDYGVSLKVVGNKVHGQDDIDFLREQVGDDLLITVGASEWVRAMEKGRPSRFELLEADNRLALQALQNAAEDSYAHRDWERYTRQMVHFHLKNAESWGNAKTGVDLAAQVDPAFVLSERFAEVSAPQPA, encoded by the coding sequence GTGAACATGAAGATCGCTTTCGTGGGTAAGGGCGGCAGCGGCAAGACCACGCTGTCTTCGCTGTTCATCCGCCACCTCACCGCCAACGAGGCCCCGGTCGTAGCCGTGGATGCCGACATCAACCAGCACCTGGGCGCCGCCCTCGGTCTCGACGAGACGGAGTCCGCGGAGCTGCCCGCGATGGGCGCGCACCTCCCCCTGATCAAGAACTACCTGCGCGGCACCAACCCCCGGATCACGTCCGCCGAGACGATGATCAAGACGACGCCGCCAGGCGAGGGTTCGCGCCTTCTGCGAGTGACCGAGGACAACCCGGTGTACGACGCATGCGCCCGCACCGTGGAGCTCGACGACGGCCCGATCCGGCTGATGGCCACCGGCCCCTTTACCGAGTCCGACCTGGGTGTCGCCTGTTACCACTCCAAGGTGGGGGCGGTCGAGCTGTGCCTCAACCACCTCGTCGACGGCCCCGAAGAGTACGTCGTGGTGGACATGACGGCCGGTTCCGACTCCTTCGCCTCCGGCATGTTCACCCGCTTCGACATGACATTCCTGGTGGCGGAGCCGACCCGAAAGGGCGTGTCCGTCTATCGCCAGTACAAGGAGTACGCCCGGGACTACGGCGTATCCCTCAAGGTCGTCGGCAACAAGGTGCACGGTCAGGACGACATCGACTTCCTGCGCGAGCAGGTGGGCGACGACCTCCTCATCACCGTCGGGGCATCGGAGTGGGTCCGTGCGATGGAGAAGGGCCGCCCGTCCCGCTTCGAGCTGCTGGAGGCGGACAATCGCCTGGCCCTCCAGGCGCTGCAGAACGCCGCGGAGGACTCGTACGCGCACCGCGACTGGGAGCGCTACACGCGCCAGATGGTGCACTTCCACCTGAAGAACGCGGAGAGCTGGGGAAACGCGAAGACGGGCGTCGACCTGGCTGCGCAGGTCGACCCCGCCTTCGTGCTCAGTGAGCGATTCGCGGAGGTCAGCGCCCCTCAGCCGGCGTGA
- the ssd gene encoding septum site-determining protein Ssd, with amino-acid sequence MAVSTTSDGLPTAEGRRGGPLIVTEDVDLLDDLLRLCAAAGAEPEVHHAVPERRGGWEGAPLILVGDDAADRVRGAVLGRGAARRRGVMLVGKDQDDPDVWRRAVEIGADHVLRLPDAESWLVERIADVAEGVGRQALTVGVLGGRGGAGASTLACALAVGAARCGQRTMLIDGDPLGGGLDVLLGGEAVEGMRWPDFAESRGRVGSGALEESLPELHALRVLSWDRGDRVVIPPEAMRAVLAAARRRGGVVVVDLPRRVDEAVAEALAQLDLGLLVVPAELRAVAAASRVASTAGMVLKDLRAVVRGPYAAGLDEDSVARLLGLPLAGELPVEPGLLEAQAGGTPPGGSARGPLARFCTAFWEQALAGGGVS; translated from the coding sequence GTGGCTGTATCAACTACTTCCGACGGACTGCCGACCGCCGAAGGGCGCCGGGGCGGACCGCTGATCGTCACCGAGGACGTCGACCTGCTCGACGATCTGCTGCGGCTGTGCGCCGCGGCCGGTGCCGAGCCGGAAGTCCACCACGCCGTGCCGGAGCGCAGGGGCGGCTGGGAAGGTGCCCCGCTGATCCTGGTCGGCGACGATGCGGCCGACCGGGTGCGCGGGGCAGTGCTCGGGCGCGGGGCCGCCCGCAGGCGCGGCGTGATGCTGGTGGGCAAGGACCAGGACGACCCCGATGTCTGGCGCCGGGCGGTCGAGATCGGCGCCGACCATGTGCTGCGGCTGCCCGACGCCGAGTCCTGGCTGGTCGAGCGCATCGCCGACGTGGCGGAGGGTGTGGGACGGCAGGCGCTGACCGTGGGGGTGCTCGGAGGCCGGGGCGGGGCAGGGGCTTCGACGCTGGCGTGTGCGCTTGCGGTGGGAGCGGCTCGCTGCGGGCAGCGCACGATGCTCATCGACGGTGATCCGCTGGGGGGCGGTCTCGATGTGCTGCTCGGCGGGGAGGCCGTGGAAGGCATGCGGTGGCCGGATTTCGCCGAATCCAGGGGGCGCGTCGGCAGCGGCGCCCTCGAAGAGTCGCTGCCCGAGCTTCATGCGCTGCGCGTGCTGAGCTGGGACCGTGGTGACCGGGTGGTCATTCCCCCAGAAGCGATGAGGGCGGTGCTGGCAGCCGCCAGGCGGCGCGGCGGGGTGGTGGTCGTGGATCTGCCGCGCCGGGTCGACGAGGCCGTGGCCGAGGCGCTGGCCCAGTTGGACCTCGGGCTGCTGGTGGTGCCCGCGGAGCTGCGGGCCGTCGCAGCGGCGAGCCGGGTGGCGTCGACCGCGGGCATGGTCCTGAAGGACCTGCGGGCGGTGGTGCGCGGGCCGTACGCCGCGGGGCTCGACGAGGACTCTGTGGCACGGCTGCTGGGGCTTCCGCTGGCCGGTGAACTGCCGGTGGAACCAGGGCTGCTGGAGGCGCAGGCGGGCGGGACGCCCCCGGGCGGGAGTGCGCGCGGGCCGCTGGCCCGGTTCTGCACGGCGTTCTGGGAGCAGGCGCTGGCCGGGGGCGGTGTCTCATGA
- a CDS encoding HAD family hydrolase, translating to MVGAYARLVENHSLPRTAAFFDLDKTVIAKSSTLTFSKSFYQGGLISRGAVLRTAYTQFVFLAGGADHDQMERMREYLSALCKGWNVQQVREIVAGTLHDLIDPIIYDEAASLIEEHHTAGRDVVIVSTSGAEVVEPIGELLGADRVVATRMVVGDDGCFTGEIEYYAYGPTKAEAIRELAESEGYDLSRCYAYSDSATDIPMLESVGHPYAVNPDRALRREALAREWPILVFNRPVRLKQRLPAFSMPPRPALVAAAAVGAAAATAGLVWYVSRRPGRLPRPRRGVFTRI from the coding sequence ATGGTGGGCGCATATGCTCGCCTCGTGGAAAACCACTCCTTGCCGCGAACAGCCGCCTTCTTCGACCTCGACAAGACCGTCATTGCGAAGTCGAGCACGCTGACCTTCAGCAAGTCCTTCTACCAAGGTGGACTGATCAGCCGGGGCGCGGTTCTGCGCACCGCGTACACGCAGTTCGTCTTCCTCGCCGGCGGCGCCGACCACGACCAGATGGAGCGGATGCGCGAGTACCTCTCCGCACTCTGCAAGGGCTGGAACGTCCAGCAGGTCCGGGAGATCGTCGCCGGGACGCTGCATGACCTGATCGACCCGATCATCTACGACGAGGCGGCCTCCCTCATCGAGGAGCACCACACCGCCGGCCGCGATGTCGTGATCGTCTCCACCTCCGGAGCCGAGGTCGTCGAGCCGATCGGGGAGCTCCTCGGCGCCGACCGCGTGGTCGCGACCCGGATGGTCGTCGGCGACGACGGCTGCTTCACGGGCGAGATCGAGTACTACGCCTACGGCCCCACCAAGGCCGAGGCCATCAGGGAACTCGCCGAGTCGGAGGGCTACGACCTGTCGCGCTGTTACGCGTACAGCGACTCGGCCACCGACATCCCGATGCTCGAGTCGGTCGGCCATCCCTACGCGGTCAACCCGGACCGGGCCCTGCGCCGCGAGGCGCTCGCACGCGAGTGGCCGATTCTCGTCTTCAACCGTCCGGTCCGCCTCAAGCAGCGGCTGCCTGCCTTCTCCATGCCGCCCCGTCCGGCGCTCGTCGCGGCAGCCGCAGTGGGTGCGGCCGCCGCCACCGCGGGTCTGGTCTGGTACGTCAGCCGCAGGCCCGGCCGCCTACCCCGTCCCCGACGTGGAGTTTTTACCCGCATTTGA
- a CDS encoding oxidoreductase, with amino-acid sequence MSTTPDPLAALGELPGVPEAVDSVRKAVDRVYGHRVMRRRSNEITAEAALRGARGSAALAGADWALEEVRRRTDFSVDDESRIVGAALRLTAEAGQLLSIWRQSPLRVLARLHLVAAGGAGISDDLVGRPRLAGEPVDEPLIELPLPGADEVAGRLEGLSELIIAGGSAPALVTAAVVHGELLALRPFGSHNGLVARTAERIVLIGSGLDPKSVCPSEVGHGELGRAAYAAALDGYASGTPEGVAAWIVHCGRAAELGARESTAVCEALQRGAA; translated from the coding sequence ATGAGTACGACACCTGATCCACTCGCGGCGCTGGGCGAACTTCCTGGCGTACCCGAGGCCGTGGACTCCGTACGCAAGGCCGTGGACCGGGTCTACGGACACCGCGTCATGCGGCGTCGCAGCAATGAGATCACCGCAGAGGCGGCGCTGCGCGGGGCGCGCGGTTCGGCGGCGCTCGCGGGCGCGGACTGGGCTCTGGAGGAGGTGCGGCGGCGTACCGACTTCAGCGTCGACGACGAGTCGCGAATCGTCGGCGCTGCGCTGCGGCTGACCGCGGAGGCCGGCCAGTTGCTCTCGATCTGGCGTCAGTCGCCGCTGCGCGTGCTGGCCAGGCTGCATCTGGTCGCGGCGGGCGGCGCGGGGATTTCGGACGACCTGGTCGGCAGGCCGAGGCTCGCGGGGGAGCCGGTGGACGAGCCGCTCATCGAACTTCCGCTGCCGGGCGCCGACGAAGTGGCGGGCCGGCTCGAAGGGCTCTCGGAGCTGATCATCGCGGGCGGCTCGGCACCGGCGCTGGTGACCGCGGCGGTGGTACACGGCGAACTGCTCGCGCTGCGCCCGTTCGGCTCGCACAACGGCCTGGTGGCCCGCACCGCGGAGCGGATCGTGCTGATCGGCAGCGGGCTCGACCCGAAGTCCGTGTGCCCGTCGGAGGTGGGACACGGGGAGCTGGGGCGGGCGGCGTACGCCGCTGCGCTCGACGGTTATGCGTCGGGCACGCCGGAAGGTGTGGCGGCGTGGATCGTGCACTGCGGACGTGCAGCCGAACTGGGCGCCAGGGAATCTACGGCCGTGTGCGAGGCGCTCCAGCGCGGGGCTGCCTGA
- a CDS encoding bifunctional SulP family inorganic anion transporter/carbonic anhydrase: MPACPTTADVSASISVFLIALPLSLGIALATGSPLQAGLVAAAVGGIVAGRFGGAPLLVSGPAAGLTVVTAELIQHYGWRTTCAITVLAGVAQLALSAVRVARSALAVSPAIVHGMLAGIGVTIALAQLHIVLGGTPQSSAVDNVRGLPAQLADLHPVALSVSALTIAVLLLWPRVPGRTGRMVRKIPAALAAVAAATAVAAFAGLSLPRVDLPSWRSHALPELPEGPVLGILAAVLTITLVGSVESLLSAVAVDKLVAARKRPTVRIPRADLDRELAGQGAANIVSGALGGLPVTGVAVRSAANVAAGGVSRHSTMLHGLWIVIAALLLVPVLDLIPLAALAALVMVVGVQMVSITHLRTVTRHREMLVYAVTLAAVVLAGVLEGVAIGGAVAVGVALHRLAKTRITTETTPDGVQHVRVRGQLTFLAVPRLSRTLNQVPQGTDVVVELDGSFMDHAAYEALQDWQDSHVAHGGRVEVAGRSGKFSGPATAAHICCRPWTPWRNHHCDDHAATPPVAPGGRTGSGQLASGVSAFQRNTAPLVREELARLAREGQQPSQLFITCADSRLVTSMITASGPGDLFTVRNVGNLVPPPGAESSDDSVGAAVEYAVDVLQVETITICGHSGCGAMQALLNTPLDTPLDTPGAGQTPLRRWLQHGLPSLQRMKSRHHSWARISGRLPTDAIEQLCLTNVVQQLEHLRMHEAVRRRLAEGTLELHGMYFHVGEAQAYLLEDGSRTGETAEVFDRIGPAALEDSRA, from the coding sequence ATGCCTGCCTGCCCCACCACCGCGGATGTCTCCGCATCGATCTCCGTGTTTCTGATCGCGCTGCCGCTATCCCTCGGCATCGCCCTCGCCACCGGCTCACCACTCCAGGCCGGCCTCGTCGCCGCCGCCGTCGGCGGCATCGTGGCCGGCCGGTTCGGCGGTGCTCCGCTGCTGGTCAGCGGGCCCGCCGCCGGGCTCACAGTAGTCACTGCCGAGCTGATCCAGCACTACGGCTGGCGCACCACGTGCGCCATCACCGTCCTCGCCGGTGTCGCCCAACTGGCCCTGTCCGCCGTGCGGGTAGCCCGCTCCGCCCTCGCCGTCAGCCCGGCGATCGTGCACGGCATGCTGGCCGGCATCGGCGTCACCATCGCCCTCGCCCAATTGCACATCGTCCTCGGCGGCACGCCGCAGAGCTCGGCCGTCGACAACGTCCGGGGCCTGCCCGCCCAGTTGGCCGACCTGCACCCCGTCGCGCTCTCCGTGAGCGCCCTGACCATCGCCGTCCTGCTGCTCTGGCCACGCGTTCCGGGGCGTACGGGCCGGATGGTCCGGAAAATCCCGGCCGCCCTCGCCGCGGTGGCCGCCGCCACCGCCGTCGCGGCGTTCGCCGGGCTGAGCCTGCCGCGCGTCGACCTGCCGTCCTGGCGCAGCCACGCCCTGCCCGAGCTGCCCGAAGGCCCGGTTCTCGGCATTCTCGCGGCTGTGCTCACCATCACCCTGGTGGGCAGCGTCGAGTCCCTGCTGTCCGCCGTCGCCGTCGACAAGCTGGTGGCCGCCCGCAAGCGTCCGACGGTCAGGATTCCGCGTGCAGACCTCGACCGGGAGCTGGCCGGGCAGGGCGCGGCCAACATCGTCTCGGGCGCGCTCGGCGGACTGCCCGTCACCGGAGTCGCCGTCCGCAGCGCCGCGAACGTGGCGGCGGGCGGAGTCAGCCGGCACTCCACCATGCTGCACGGCCTGTGGATCGTGATCGCGGCCCTGCTCCTCGTGCCTGTCCTCGACCTGATCCCACTGGCCGCCCTGGCCGCGCTGGTGATGGTCGTAGGCGTCCAGATGGTGAGCATCACCCACCTCAGGACCGTGACACGCCACCGCGAAATGCTGGTGTACGCCGTGACACTGGCCGCCGTCGTGCTCGCGGGCGTACTGGAAGGCGTGGCGATCGGCGGCGCGGTCGCGGTCGGGGTCGCGCTGCACCGGCTGGCCAAGACGCGCATCACCACCGAGACGACGCCGGACGGCGTCCAGCATGTGCGGGTTCGCGGTCAGTTGACCTTTCTGGCCGTTCCCCGCCTGAGCCGGACACTCAACCAGGTCCCGCAAGGCACCGACGTCGTCGTCGAATTGGACGGGTCCTTCATGGACCACGCGGCGTACGAAGCGCTCCAGGACTGGCAGGACTCGCATGTCGCGCACGGCGGCCGGGTCGAGGTCGCCGGGCGCTCGGGCAAGTTCTCGGGACCCGCCACGGCCGCCCACATCTGCTGCCGGCCTTGGACACCCTGGCGCAACCACCACTGCGACGACCACGCGGCCACCCCGCCCGTCGCGCCGGGCGGCCGAACCGGCAGCGGCCAACTCGCCAGCGGGGTCAGCGCGTTCCAGCGCAATACGGCGCCGCTGGTGCGCGAAGAGCTGGCCCGCCTCGCCCGCGAGGGGCAGCAGCCGTCGCAGCTCTTCATTACCTGCGCCGACTCCCGGCTCGTCACGAGCATGATCACGGCCAGCGGTCCCGGTGACCTCTTCACCGTACGGAACGTGGGTAATCTCGTTCCGCCGCCCGGCGCGGAGAGTTCGGACGACTCGGTCGGCGCGGCCGTCGAATACGCCGTGGACGTGCTCCAGGTGGAGACCATCACCATCTGCGGCCACTCCGGCTGCGGCGCGATGCAGGCCCTGCTCAATACGCCGCTCGACACGCCCCTCGATACGCCGGGCGCCGGGCAGACACCGCTGCGGCGCTGGCTTCAGCACGGACTGCCCAGCCTGCAGCGGATGAAGAGCAGGCACCACTCGTGGGCAAGGATCTCCGGACGGCTGCCGACCGATGCGATCGAGCAGCTCTGCCTGACCAATGTGGTCCAGCAGTTGGAGCACCTGCGCATGCACGAGGCGGTGCGGCGGCGGCTCGCCGAAGGCACGCTCGAACTGCACGGCATGTACTTCCATGTCGGCGAGGCCCAGGCGTACCTGCTGGAGGACGGCTCCCGGACCGGCGAAACGGCCGAGGTCTTCGACCGCATCGGCCCCGCGGCACTCGAAGATTCGCGTGCCTGA
- a CDS encoding phage holin family protein has product MSDPVRTADNVDRSLGQLVASATAEMSGLIHDEIALAKAELRQDVKRVGLGGTAIGIAGVFALFSLPVLSFAAAYGIHNLGLGLAWSFLIVGGAFLLLAGLLALLAVSKFKKVKPPEKSISSAKQTAAVLQSVKPHPRQVGVKGEVVARSTS; this is encoded by the coding sequence ATGAGCGACCCCGTCCGCACCGCTGACAATGTCGACCGCAGCCTCGGCCAGTTGGTCGCATCGGCGACCGCGGAAATGTCCGGCCTGATCCACGACGAGATCGCGCTGGCCAAGGCCGAACTGCGGCAGGACGTCAAGCGCGTCGGCTTGGGCGGCACCGCCATTGGGATCGCGGGGGTGTTCGCGCTCTTCTCCCTGCCGGTGCTGAGCTTCGCCGCGGCGTACGGCATCCACAACCTGGGGCTCGGGCTCGCCTGGTCGTTCCTGATCGTGGGCGGAGCGTTTCTGCTGCTGGCAGGACTCCTGGCGCTGCTGGCCGTCTCGAAGTTCAAGAAGGTCAAGCCGCCGGAGAAGTCCATCTCTTCGGCCAAGCAGACCGCCGCCGTACTCCAGAGCGTCAAGCCGCACCCCCGCCAGGTCGGTGTCAAGGGCGAGGTTGTGGCACGCTCGACCTCATGA